The following proteins come from a genomic window of Canis lupus dingo isolate Sandy chromosome 20, ASM325472v2, whole genome shotgun sequence:
- the STK11 gene encoding serine/threonine-protein kinase STK11 isoform X2, whose amino-acid sequence MDVADPQQLGMFTEGELMSVGMDTFIHRIDSTEVIYQPRRKRAKLIGKYLMGDLLGEGSYGKVKEVLDSETLCRRAVKILKKKKLRRIPNGEANVKKEIQLLRRLRHKNVIQLVDVLYNEEKQKMYMVMEYCVCGMQEMLDSVPEKRFPVCQAHGYFCQLVDGLEYLHSQGIVHKDIKPGNLLLTTSGTLKISDLGVAEALHPFAEDDTCRTSQGSPAFQPPEIANGLDTFSGFKVDIWSAGVTLYNITTGLYPFEGDNIYKLFENIGKGDYTIPGDCGPPLSDLLRGMLEYEPARRFSIQQIRQHSWFRKKHPPAEELVPIPPSTDCKDRWRGMTVVPYLEDLHGCADDNGEEDLFDIEDDIIYTQDFTVPGQVPEEEAGQNGQSRGPPKVVCMNGTESAQLSTKSKVERRASAASNPARKACSASSKIRRLSACKQQ is encoded by the exons ATGGATGTGGCCGACCCGCAGCAGCTGGGCATGTTTACGGAGGGGGAGCTGATGTCCGTGGGGATGGACACGTTCATCCACCGCATCGACTCCACGGAAGTCATCTACCAGCCCCGCCGCAAGCGGGCCAAGCTCATCGGCAAGTACTTGATGGGAGACCTGCTAGGGGAGGGCTCCTACGGCAAGGTGAAGGAGGTGCTGGACTCGGAGACGCTGTGCAGGAGGGCTGTCAAAATTCTCAAGAAGAAGAAGTTGCGGAGGATCCCCAACGGCGAGGCGAACGTCAAGAA GGAAATCCAACTTCTGAGGAGATTACGGCACAAAAACGTCATCCAGCTGGTGGACGTGTTATACAATgaggagaagcagaaaat GTATATGGTGATGGAGTACTGCGTGTGTGGCATGCAGGAGATGCTGGACAGTGTGCCGGAGAAGCGGttccctgtgtgccaggcccacGG GTACTTCTGCCAGCTGGTAGATGGCCTGGAGTACCTGCACAGCCAGGGCATCGTGCACAAGGACATTAAGCCGGGCAACCTGCTGCTCACCACTAGCGGCACGCTCAAGATCTCCGACCTGGGTGTGGCTGAG GCCCTGCACCCCTTTGCCGAGGACGACACGTGCCGGACGAGCCAGGGCTCCCCAGCATTCCAGCCCCCTGAGATTGCCAATGGCCTGGACACCTTCTCTGGCTTTAAGGTGGACATCTGGTCGGCTGGGGTCACTCT CTATAACATCACGACAGGCCTGTACCCGTTCGAGGGGGACAACATCTACAAGTTGTTTGAGAACATCGGGAAGGGAGACTACACGATCCCGGGTGACTGCGGGCCCCCGCTCTCGGACTTGCTGAGAG GGATGCTGGAGTACGAGCCAGCCAGGAGGTTCTCTATCCAGCAGATCAGACAACACAG CTGGTTCCGGAAGAAGCACCCGCCGGCTGAGGAGCTGGTGCCCATCCCGCCGAGCACAGACTGCAAGGACCGCTGGCGCGGCATGACGGTGGTGCCCTACCTGGAGGACCTGCACGGCTGTGCCGACGACAACGGGGAGGAGGACCTGTTCGATATCGAGGACGACATCATCTACACTCAGGACTTCACGGTGCCCG GACAGGTCCCAGAGGAGGAGGCTGGTCAGAACGGGCAGAGCCGGGGCCCCCCCAAGGTGGTGTGCATGAACGGCACAGAGTCGGCCCAGCTGAGCACCAAATCGAAGGTGGAGCGCCGGGCCAGCGCCGCCTCCAACCCCGCCCGCAAGGCCTGCTCAGCCAGCAGCAAGATCCGCCGGCTGTCGGCCTGCAAGCAGCAGTGA
- the STK11 gene encoding serine/threonine-protein kinase STK11 isoform X3, whose product MDVADPQQLGMFTEGELMSVGMDTFIHRIDSTEVIYQPRRKRAKLIGKYLMGDLLGEGSYGKVKEVLDSETLCRRAVKILKKKKLRRIPNGEANVKKEIQLLRRLRHKNVIQLVDVLYNEEKQKMYMVMEYCVCGMQEMLDSVPEKRFPVCQAHGYFCQLVDGLEYLHSQGIVHKDIKPGNLLLTTSGTLKISDLGVAEALHPFAEDDTCRTSQGSPAFQPPEIANGLDTFSGFKVDIWSAGVTLYNITTGLYPFEGDNIYKLFENIGKGDYTIPGDCGPPLSDLLRGMLEYEPARRFSIQQIRQHSWFRKKHPPAEELVPIPPSTDCKDRWRGMTVVPYLEDLHGCADDNGEEDLFDIEDDIIYTQDFTVPGGEEASEAGLREERGTQKSQCSELSGEEAEAGDAEELKALV is encoded by the exons ATGGATGTGGCCGACCCGCAGCAGCTGGGCATGTTTACGGAGGGGGAGCTGATGTCCGTGGGGATGGACACGTTCATCCACCGCATCGACTCCACGGAAGTCATCTACCAGCCCCGCCGCAAGCGGGCCAAGCTCATCGGCAAGTACTTGATGGGAGACCTGCTAGGGGAGGGCTCCTACGGCAAGGTGAAGGAGGTGCTGGACTCGGAGACGCTGTGCAGGAGGGCTGTCAAAATTCTCAAGAAGAAGAAGTTGCGGAGGATCCCCAACGGCGAGGCGAACGTCAAGAA GGAAATCCAACTTCTGAGGAGATTACGGCACAAAAACGTCATCCAGCTGGTGGACGTGTTATACAATgaggagaagcagaaaat GTATATGGTGATGGAGTACTGCGTGTGTGGCATGCAGGAGATGCTGGACAGTGTGCCGGAGAAGCGGttccctgtgtgccaggcccacGG GTACTTCTGCCAGCTGGTAGATGGCCTGGAGTACCTGCACAGCCAGGGCATCGTGCACAAGGACATTAAGCCGGGCAACCTGCTGCTCACCACTAGCGGCACGCTCAAGATCTCCGACCTGGGTGTGGCTGAG GCCCTGCACCCCTTTGCCGAGGACGACACGTGCCGGACGAGCCAGGGCTCCCCAGCATTCCAGCCCCCTGAGATTGCCAATGGCCTGGACACCTTCTCTGGCTTTAAGGTGGACATCTGGTCGGCTGGGGTCACTCT CTATAACATCACGACAGGCCTGTACCCGTTCGAGGGGGACAACATCTACAAGTTGTTTGAGAACATCGGGAAGGGAGACTACACGATCCCGGGTGACTGCGGGCCCCCGCTCTCGGACTTGCTGAGAG GGATGCTGGAGTACGAGCCAGCCAGGAGGTTCTCTATCCAGCAGATCAGACAACACAG CTGGTTCCGGAAGAAGCACCCGCCGGCTGAGGAGCTGGTGCCCATCCCGCCGAGCACAGACTGCAAGGACCGCTGGCGCGGCATGACGGTGGTGCCCTACCTGGAGGACCTGCACGGCTGTGCCGACGACAACGGGGAGGAGGACCTGTTCGATATCGAGGACGACATCATCTACACTCAGGACTTCACGGTGCCCG GTGGCGAGGAGGCGTCTGAGGCAGGGcttagagaggagagaggcacGCAGAAGAGCCAGTGCTCAGAACTTTCTGGAGAGGAAGCTGAGGCCGGGGACGCAGAGGAGCTCAAGGCCTTAGTGTAG
- the STK11 gene encoding serine/threonine-protein kinase STK11 isoform X1, giving the protein MDVADPQQLGMFTEGELMSVGMDTFIHRIDSTEVIYQPRRKRAKLIGKYLMGDLLGEGSYGKVKEVLDSETLCRRAVKILKKKKLRRIPNGEANVKKEIQLLRRLRHKNVIQLVDVLYNEEKQKMYMVMEYCVCGMQEMLDSVPEKRFPVCQAHGYFCQLVDGLEYLHSQGIVHKDIKPGNLLLTTSGTLKISDLGVAEALHPFAEDDTCRTSQGSPAFQPPEIANGLDTFSGFKVDIWSAGVTLYNITTGLYPFEGDNIYKLFENIGKGDYTIPGDCGPPLSDLLRGMLEYEPARRFSIQQIRQHSWFRKKHPPAEELVPIPPSTDCKDRWRGMTVVPYLEDLHGCADDNGEEDLFDIEDDIIYTQDFTVPGPRGGGWSERAEPGPPQGGVHERHRVGPAEHQIEGGAPGQRRLQPRPQGLLSQQQDPPAVGLQAAVRVAAHSPSHGPPARCHGPGSQPSRRPLAQACCPRRPPPHPPCRPPLGKPGALEGRGWGTAGTEVWPPPHGQWTRPPVDFAALGRAPSPGPGRRERAGEWALWEALAMHFMFRLLVLAPPLTSFYSAPR; this is encoded by the exons ATGGATGTGGCCGACCCGCAGCAGCTGGGCATGTTTACGGAGGGGGAGCTGATGTCCGTGGGGATGGACACGTTCATCCACCGCATCGACTCCACGGAAGTCATCTACCAGCCCCGCCGCAAGCGGGCCAAGCTCATCGGCAAGTACTTGATGGGAGACCTGCTAGGGGAGGGCTCCTACGGCAAGGTGAAGGAGGTGCTGGACTCGGAGACGCTGTGCAGGAGGGCTGTCAAAATTCTCAAGAAGAAGAAGTTGCGGAGGATCCCCAACGGCGAGGCGAACGTCAAGAA GGAAATCCAACTTCTGAGGAGATTACGGCACAAAAACGTCATCCAGCTGGTGGACGTGTTATACAATgaggagaagcagaaaat GTATATGGTGATGGAGTACTGCGTGTGTGGCATGCAGGAGATGCTGGACAGTGTGCCGGAGAAGCGGttccctgtgtgccaggcccacGG GTACTTCTGCCAGCTGGTAGATGGCCTGGAGTACCTGCACAGCCAGGGCATCGTGCACAAGGACATTAAGCCGGGCAACCTGCTGCTCACCACTAGCGGCACGCTCAAGATCTCCGACCTGGGTGTGGCTGAG GCCCTGCACCCCTTTGCCGAGGACGACACGTGCCGGACGAGCCAGGGCTCCCCAGCATTCCAGCCCCCTGAGATTGCCAATGGCCTGGACACCTTCTCTGGCTTTAAGGTGGACATCTGGTCGGCTGGGGTCACTCT CTATAACATCACGACAGGCCTGTACCCGTTCGAGGGGGACAACATCTACAAGTTGTTTGAGAACATCGGGAAGGGAGACTACACGATCCCGGGTGACTGCGGGCCCCCGCTCTCGGACTTGCTGAGAG GGATGCTGGAGTACGAGCCAGCCAGGAGGTTCTCTATCCAGCAGATCAGACAACACAG CTGGTTCCGGAAGAAGCACCCGCCGGCTGAGGAGCTGGTGCCCATCCCGCCGAGCACAGACTGCAAGGACCGCTGGCGCGGCATGACGGTGGTGCCCTACCTGGAGGACCTGCACGGCTGTGCCGACGACAACGGGGAGGAGGACCTGTTCGATATCGAGGACGACATCATCTACACTCAGGACTTCACGGTGCCCG GTCCCAGAGGAGGAGGCTGGTCAGAACGGGCAGAGCCGGGGCCCCCCCAAGGTGGTGTGCATGAACGGCACAGAGTCGGCCCAGCTGAGCACCAAATCGAAGGTGGAGCGCCGGGCCAGCGCCGCCTCCAACCCCGCCCGCAAGGCCTGCTCAGCCAGCAGCAAGATCCGCCGGCTGTCGGCCTGCAAGCAGCAGTGAGGGTGGCTGCCCACAG CCCGTCTCATGGACCCCCAGCCAGGTGCCACGGCCCAGGTTCTCAGCCTTCCCGCCGACCGCTGGCCCAGGCCTGCTGCCCAAGAAGGCCACCACCGCACCCTCCTTGCCGACCGCCCCTCGGGAAGCCGGGGGCCCTGGAGGGCCGTGGCTGGGGGACAGCAGGGACTGAGGTCTGGCCGCCTCCTCATGGCCAGTGGACACGACCTCCTGTTGACTTTGCAGCCCTGGGCCGAGCCCCTTCCCCGGGcccggggaggagggagagagccgGCGAGTGGGCCCTGTGGGAAGCCCTTGCCATGCACTTTATGTTCAGACTACTGGTTCTCGCCCCACCCCTGACTTCTTTTTACTCTGCTCCACGTTAG